In the genome of Hippoglossus hippoglossus isolate fHipHip1 chromosome 9, fHipHip1.pri, whole genome shotgun sequence, the window tcccctcccttccttccttctctccgaAGGTACTCATCTGAAAAATGAGAACAAAGTGATTGTTCCTGTTCTCTTTCTTAAGTCACTTCAAATGCTATCCGTGGACGGGCGGCTCATTGTCAGGAGAGTTGCAGTgcgagcaggagggagagaacgCCTGTACAggtacaacagcagcagctgcaggagcaccaccaccacagcatCACAGAAAGCACACTCAACTGGTGAGTTCCACACACAGGCTTCGCTGCagcctcacacaaacacacacttacatggCAGTGAGTGGCACACAGGCGAGGAGGGGCTTCGGATTTTAATGGATTGCTCGGAATGCACGTTGTGGCAAAGTGTGGGCTGGGGTCTCTGCACGGTGCacggaggagggagaggtgaggaaagATGATGATCCAcgagaacattttaaactggCTTGAAAACATTGAAAAGTGCAGCATGCATATCAAATTATAACAGAATCTTGAAGCtgaataacatttcatttacattGTGCGTGTACTTTAATTTTAAAGATATTGATAACAGATCTACATCCAAACTCCTCTGTCgccatgtatttatttttacagagacaaaataatgtgtttgaatgtacattttttgaagttttattcattttcatctcaTGAACCTGTGCCGTATGATCAGCACCCCCGCCTTTAAAAGCACCCACTTACTGTTCATCTCAGGTATGAAGAGTGATGATCAGTTGGTGTTAGAGTTAAATTAATGCCAAACGTACACGAGGTGCTATTCACAGCAGGGATGCTAATCACGGCACAACAGAGCTTCTCAAATTTCCTCATCCTCACTTGTCACCATCTTTTCAAGTCAATCGTATTTCACTCTACATGTATAAGGGAGCATGAATATATTTAAACTGAATGCAGATTCCAGATTATTAGaatttgttgcttttctttgaTTTATGTGATAGTAAactggatgtgtttgtgttttggaatCTTGGTCACACAAAATAAGACATTGTAAAATGTCTTCTTGCTTTTCAGGAAACTTTAACAGACACTTCTCACTGTTTTCTGACCATTTTTGGCCAAACGATGAACAAATAATTGAGAGAAAAATCAGTTTCAGCTCTCTATTTGATGATATATGATTCACATGTGTCATTAGCAGCAAACAGGGGGGTTAACATAGAACAGACAATTAAGTAGACCTTGTAGTAATGCTAATGTGGACTGACACGAATCCAAACAGTTTCTCATAGctgattatttattaatttatttagttaCGTGCAACTTTTCTCAGTTCTACTTAAATGTCATGCAGAAGTAAGACAGTTCCCCTCTGGGTATCATCATCTCTTCATCCATGACCGTCATCTACACTGTaggacacgcacacgcacacgcacgcacacacacacacacacacacacacacacacacacacacacacacacacacacacacacacacacacacacacactgcagagatGTTGTGAATGGCTCCTTTACGTCCTAACATCACAGTTTTATGCTCATCCCTAATAGACTACTTAGACTTAGACTACAGAGATACAGAGTAAAACATGATGTATAACTAtcagtggaggagaaagggagaagtTGTTTTCAGCATCAgttcaaattgaaaaaaacaaaaaagaagatgaacagactgaaaagagagatggagaagcgAAAAGTATGCGGGAGGTAGAGGTGAGCGTTTCACAAACAACTTCCTGATTTCAGGAGAGGAGTAGTCCTGTGAGAAAGGGGGAAGTGAAACGTTTCATGTTGAACACTGaaaggtgtgggtgggtgaCGTCAtaatgtaggtgtgtgtgtgtgtgtgtgtgtgtgtgtgtgtgtgtgtgtgtgtgtgtgtgtgtgtgtgtgtgtgtgtgtgtgtgtgtgtgtgtgtgtgtgtgtgtgtgtccggctTCAATTCCTCCCAAAGAAATCTTCAGATTCATGTCataaacagaaaccagagaCAGAGACTTTTGACATTTGTCAAGTCTTTCTCCAAATGATGTGTTGTTATAGAGGCTAGCAAGAAACTGAGTAAATTTACTCAAATACATAAATAGTACCAACACACGTTTGAGGTATTACTCGGCTATTTCCATCTTATGATTAGTTATTAATTAACTCTACGTGTCAGGTGGAAATATTGTAGATTTCGACcccactacatttatttgacagctgtAGTTTCTAATTACGTTTCGGATTAGGATTATACATAAAAGGATACGTGATAAATTTATAAAACATCTTGCAAAGATTATCAGTGTCCAGCTGAGGCCTCTTGACAACTGAattaaaataacagtttcaggCCCCAAAAGGTAAAAGTGTCCAATATTTCACAAACAGCAAAGATTCATTCCAAAGATATCAAGTAGTAATAGTAATTGGTCTTCAGTCCCATCAGACGCTGCTCTCTCTGGAGCCACACTTCTAGTTCTCCCCCCAAAGAGACTTTGATGTAAAATGAGTGGAGTGAAGGATCCGAACGTTTCTTTCACCAAGACATTTAACCCCTTCCTCTATTTGCTCTAATGCAGAGAGAAGATGGAAACCGATAGAGTGAGATTCTCCCCAGGAAGAAGTCCTCCTCTCAGAGATGAGCTCAGACAACCGCCCCAGCACAGTTTCTACCTAAGTCCAACTCCGCTCTATATGAAACCCCCAAAATTCTCCCCTCCCAGCTACCCCAGCATCTCACCCAGCAGGGACGCCTACAGAGTATTCAGCTCACCCGCCTTCTTTCCCTTACTTGGCTCTGGGTACACTCCAAAGGAGGGATCCCAAAAACGCAAAAGAACTCCTTTCAAAATGGACGCCCAAGGAGGTGAATCccctgacagaggagaggaggaggcaggagagagcgGCAGTCAGAAGACAGTAGACCTCTCCCACATCCCCTTGTCTCTCCCTCTTCGCCCCATTCCTTCCCCAGCTCCAAAACCCCACCCTGGTATGATCGAGCTCAACAGACTGCAGCTTCATCAGCGATCGCCGGGGATGAATCTACCTGTGCAGGTGAAACAGGAGCCTCTCAGTCCTTCCCCAATTtggcctccctctcctctccttttccaTCCTCCATACTTCCCACCTCTCCACCACAGCCTCCTCCCTTACCCCTTCTTCATGCCCGGCCCTGTCATGCACCTCTCCCCCGGCGCTTTCTACCCCAGAGAGGGCTTCCGACCCGGTCATCGTATCCGTGACCGAGCTACTCGAGGCGGGGCAACCAGCGCTGAGAAGCTCGGGTTGGACATTCACGTGGATGACAGTTACTATGTGGACGTCGGAGGCGACCAGAAGCGATGGAAGTGTCGCATGTGTGACAAGTCGTACACCTCCAAGTACAACCTGGTCACGCACATCCTGGGCCACAATGGCATCAAGCCGCACGGATGCCACCTGTGTGGGAAACTCTTCAAGCAGCTGAGTCACCTGCACACTCACCTGCTCACGCATCAGGGCATGAGGCCCCACAAGTGCCAGGTGTGCCACAAGGCCTTCACCCAGACCAGCCACCTGAAGAGGCACATGATGCAGCACAGCGACGTGAAGCCATACAGGTGAGTGAACGtgtcaggtttttatttctgccTATTTTGGTCTGAATCttccttctcacacacacgctttgAATTCTGGCCCCTCCAGCTGTGGCGTGTGTGGCCGAGGCTTCGCTTACCCCAGTGAGCTCCGTGCCCACGAGCTGAAGCATGAGAAGGGCCAGGAGAACGTGTGCGTGGAGTGTGGTCTGGACTTTCCCACACTCGCTCAGCTGAAGAGGCACCTGACCGCCCATCGGGGACCCACCCTGTACAGGTGAGCAGAAACACCATTCTTTCTTTCGCTGAAATGTGATTGTGCGCTTTCAAAAGCAATAGTTTGAAACCGCCTCGTTCATTTTCTTGTCGAGAGTCAGATGAcaagattgataccactcttaCGTCTGTTCTGGAAATGGGGAAGTCTGTTTAATTACACCTTTAAAAATCAGTTATTAACATGCACATcttatttgtttaatctgtaaaaaatCCCCCGGGAAATTTAACTACATTTCTAACTTCattttataaagacaaaaaccaaagtgtaaaacTTTTTATGGGctgctctgtttctttctctgtcagaGGGAGGTCAGGGAGTGTTGAGAAGTTACTGCTCCAGGCAAAGAGATAATCTGGCACATAAACCCAGTTGTGTAACTGCAACATGTTCTTTTACACTTGGGATTTTGTTCAGATCTCAGAGGAGATAAAAGATGATAATCATTGAGCTTTACAGCTGCTTGCAGGTGGATTTCTTACCTTTGGTCAGACCCATCCCAGCTGTTTCCACGAGTTCCCGCTCTTTGTGCTAAACTAATCTCACAGTCGCCATATATTTGAAGGACAGATATGAGAGTTGTATCAGTCGTAAGAAAATGAATAAGAGAACATTTCAAAGTATTGCTTGAACATTTCAGTTCTTTATTTGACTGTATAGAAGGAGGTTATACCTCTTGTTCCTGCAGGTGCGCAGAGTGCCAGAAGACTTTCCAGTATCCGAGTCAGCTGCAGAACCACAtgatgaaacacaaagacatcCGACCACACATCTGCAGCGAGTGTGGGATGGAGTTCATCCAGTCACACCACCTGAAACAGCACACGCTCACTCACAAAGTAGGTTTCATTAGGAGAACCAAGAGAAACGATGCTGTGttttctccatgtttttttttttttgacagggACTGGAAGCAAAAACAACGGATTTTGGAATCAATTTTGCTGTCACATTAAAACTCGCCCATTATTCCTTGTTTACATTTTGGATTATGAAGTTGGCGGAGAGAGTTTGGACTCTGTTCTAACAGGTTTCTTTGGCGGCTGTTTCAAAGCGATTCCACCTTAAATTCCGACCACTGGTGTTATTTTTACCCAATAATATCCAGCTTTCTTCCTTTATTTCCCCTTTAGGAACTTTAggattggaaaaaaatattttattcaacattgCTTTACTGTTAAGTGTTCACTGTGTTAACTTGTGTCAACTGTCCACTGAAGCATTTCAAGATTTGATGTTCTGTGATTGAACCATAGCATCTAGTGAAAATATTCTAGAGCCTGACATATTTGGAATATCTGGAAATTTTGGTCTTTcaatagaaattaaaataaagatcTTAAAGTGAAAGTTAAAGCGGTGTAGCAGACCAACACTGGTAGAAATTAGAAAGCAGATGTCTGTCAACTACGTGTCTCATGCCACATACTTCCACATTCTCTCGTTCTCCAGGGCGTGAAAGAGCATAAGTGTCGCATCTGTGGTCGTGAGTTTACCCTGTTGGCCAACATGAAGCGCCATGTCCTCATCCACACCAACATTCGGGCCTACCAGTGCCACATGTGCTTCAAGAGTTTCGTCCAAAAACAGACTCTCAAGGCTCACATGATCGTCCACTCGGACATCAAGCCCTATAAGTGCAAGGTTAGTCAAATATAACACGGCAGAGTTTTTACCTTCAGTTCCTCTTTTGGTCACTGATGAATTTCAGGAAATGTTCAAGTAGCTGAACCCTATAGCGACCGTATATATTTTCCGTACAAGACAACAAAGTCCccagagggaggagatggaggtgcTGGGTGGGTCAATAAAACCTTGTAGTGGAACATGGGGGAACACTTTCTGTTTAGCATTTCCCATTGGCAGTCAACATGGTGGCTTTCTTTTAATGGCAATCATTCCTTAACCTCAACCGACTTGTCATTTCTGTGACCATGAAACACTAACAGAGCACTAACCCAAAACACATTTCCCTAATCCACAGCGAGTTCTTTCTGAAGGTCACCTCATCAGTTATATTTCAATTCTATTAAACATGTTCTCCTGCAGATAGGGGGTCAAAACAGTCTTGCAAATGGCAGTTAGTATTAACCTTTTGTTTAATGCCACCAAAGaccaaagtgtaaaaatatggTGCAGCATAACAGGGAGGGGGGGTTTATGTGGCCAACTTTGTCACCACTGGACCAACACAAGCCAACGGTTTCCCCATTTTCACTGTTTAGATCCAAGATCTTTATTGTCACCATACTCAGGTACGGTGAAATTAGAAGAGGCTTCTCTCTccaatgtgtatttaaaatgtaaagaaatatagCGTGAAAACAATAATAGTAGTAGCGAACACAAAGAAATAGAAGCAGCTTCAGCAAATAACCACAGAGAGTAGAGTAACCATATTTATAGTGTGAAAACCATGCACACAAAGGACTTGTTGTTCTTcttgcaagaaagaaaaaagtcctTTAGCATCAAAGTCTCTTACAGTGACGTGTTTAGATAACACTCAACGTGCTGCCTTTATCTTAAACCAAATCATATCTATTGATAACCACAGCCTGAAATACTTAGCGGCTATTAAAGGCCTCGACACTTTTCTGCAGCGTCTGTTTTGACCTTGGTGTTTGGTGTGACGACTGAGACGATGACCAGATAGCAGAGAGGCTTTTGGCAGTGGGAGCCTCCTTGTCCATAGGAAGGATATCGCCGCACAAACTGCCTCTCTAACAATGGCCCCCCAGCCTCCCCGGAGGACGGGGCCCGCAAATAGATTTCATCTCgctttctctgctgctggagggagcTTCCTGTTTTCTCACGGTCCTCTTGGACAGTTTACagtccctctctcctcctgaaGGAAAGGACCACCCTAATAAAAAAGAATGCAGAGGAAGGACAGCGCAGGAGTTGCCCTTCCCTGTTCTCCTCCTGGCTCTGTCTCCATgttgcttcctctctctctctctctctcactctctctctctcactctctctctctcactctctctctctctctctctctctctctctctctctctgtttttcttgtgcgtcagggagagagagaaagagagagcgagagagagaggaagacagagaggaaaagaggaaaacaaagatagagggagagtgtgtttgtgtgtgtgtgtgtgtgtgtgtgtgtgtgtgtgtgtgtgtgtgtgtgtgtgtgtgtgtgtgtgtgtgtgcattcacattcattcatgATTACGTGTAGCTGTGAATTCTGAAAATATTAGTCATCTAACAAAGGAGATTTGgcggagaaagaaaaataatagataatagatggatggtGTTGGCTTATTTTTCTTGAATCCTGAAATAGTGTGTACTACAGGTGGTTAGTAACTGAGTACAGTAACTCCAAAGCTGTACTCAGTAAGCACAGTTTTGAGGTAAAAGTACTCTACTTGAGTATTACAGACTTCTGGTCCTTTTTGATTTGACACTAGTGCGTTTCATGCAGAAATAGTTTGAGTTTTACCACAGTGAGTTATTATTGTTTGCTGCCCTTAACGGCATCTTATCTAACTACAACAGTACAATGCTTATATGTCAATGTATTAGTGACAAAGACTCTAAAACATATGAAAATATAGTGCCCGTAAATGTggcctttttttcctctgccagGAAGGTTGGTTTTCGTTTTCTTTCGTTCTTAGcaggataaaacaaaaactacttgactgATTCACACGAAaattggtgaaaggatgtggtatgagtcaggagAGAACAATTATGACTAAGAGGATAgttcatggatcatgatgaaaacaatgtttaggggactgatttggATCttgggaatttaaatgtggtttaataaggggACAGTTGGACCTTGGCTGGggaatgccattctagtttctccCTAATTTCAGTTGTCATGCTACGCTACGCTAACTGGCTGTTGGCTCCAGCctcatatttcatattcatgCATGCATAAAAAATcttgaaatgtttctttaagCAAGGACCTGAAATTTTAAGTTGCaactgtgtttaaatgttaaaaacctAACCTGGTCGTACACTTTTTTCTACCCAGCTTTGTGGAAAGGAGTTCAACAGGATGCATAATCTGATGGGCCACATGCATCTGCACTCAGACAGCAAACCCTTTAAATGCCTCTACTGCCCGAGCAAGTTCACGCTGAAGGGAAACCTCACCAGACACATGAAGGTCAAACATGGCGTCATGGACAGAGGGCTGGATGAAAGATGTAAGGATCCTCACATCTGCACTTTACTGTTTATGGTGTGCAACATGTTTTATGTATTCACCTTTTCTCGTGTTTCAGTGTTTAGGCAAAGGGGCCGTTTCTGCCTGACCGCTCCAATGGGCCTCCTCACCCACCTCAGCCAAGAGGAGCCGTTTGACCTTTCCCAGAAGCCTCTGGGCCTGCCCATCCTCCGTCTCGCCCAGTCTGATGGCGAGAGCGTCCCGGGGAGCTcgtgtcaggaggaggaggatgaagatagCTTGTACAGAAGGAGCCAGTACAGCCCGGAGGTGGACCAACACGAGCCAGCAGGCGAGGAGCAGTACAACCCtaagctggaggagagaggacagggaTCTCCAGACGAGAAACAGACGTACCAGCAAAGTTTGACTCATGACACAGGGgctgcagcagaagaaaaaggaTCATCTGTAGATCCCAGAGGTGACCAAGTCCAACTCCTGCAGTCAGAAACCTCCTGCGAATCTGATTCAGAgccaggtgaggaggaggaggaggcgtcCCACCATGAAACAGGCCACAGACAGTCGTGTGACTCAGAGATGGAAGATCTTCACCAAGAGTTAGATGAGCCAGAGCAAAGCAAACAGCAGTTGGATGATTTTTATGAGGCGGCGATCAATGTGGCAGAGAGAAACCAGAGCGGTGTGAAGGCGGGTGAATTTATAAGcacagaggatgaagaggagcagagagaatgaGGAAAAGTAGAGGAAGAATTAGAGGAAAGATGCAGGTTTTGAGGGACGCTGATGTTTTTGATGTACAGGATGTTTAGGAGACACTCcccagaggagagaggaaagtgaGTAGGTCTCTAGACATAACTTAAAAATAAAGCTCTGAACTGGAAGGGAAATGTGAACATATCATGTTTATTAACTgagaaaataagtgaaaaacaaaagctgtgaATCAAACTGCATGTACAGAACATATCATGTAGCAGAAGGTTGAGTGGAAACTTGTGATTTGGATTTTTCAATGAATAAAATGCATTAAGATatttaatattgttgttttttacaaatatttttgcaGTGTTAACACAAATGCGCAATTTTGATTAAACTTTGACTTAatttgtatgtaaatataagATACTAAAATCTAACAATTAGGTTTATTTGGGGGGAAATTAACTCATCACATTTATATGACAAAGGTTGATGAAATAaactgggattttttttatgtctaacgtttagattttttttttacataactTTGCTAGTTTTGGAGAAtggctgtgtttttaatgtacGACAGTGATGATAAGTGATTATTCTgctaaataaagagaaaaataaaagcttaaatAAATGAACCTGTGCAGTGAgtcttctgtttgtgtcttcagATGTTTATAAACCTCCCTGATGTCCGCCCAGATATAAAATCTCAATGCTCACTGTCTCGCACATACTTCGGCAAACCCGATATGATTGCTGtgagtttaaaagaaaaacttgcttttctcctcctgcttctctttcaaagcagaggaagaggaagagaaaacaccTCTCCCCTTCTGTCTTTTAGGTTGTGATCAAACGGCAGTGACGGACACAGTAGGTGTCTCAGACAAAAGCTTCATATGTCCGTATGAGTCAGAAGAAAGCATTGTTTCTGCTCAATGAAGAAGCCCCCACTGCAAATAGAAGgggaatgtaaaaaaatgttttataacacAGTAGAATAACGAACATTGTCCTACAGTTCATCAATGTCACATATATCTATCGGGTATTTAAGGAAAACGTATACTTTAAAGTATGATTTGCTGTGTTTCTATCCAGTGATATAAAACCAGGCTCATCGGGTTTTGGTATCTTGGTATAAGTCACTTGTCACCGTGCTGGTTCAGGTGAAAGAGTCATTTCTTGTCAGATGAAATGCagaacagcagcttctccattTCTACTGGTGACGACCACCGTGTCCTAAAAGGCGAAACTGCAAACAGTTTGAGGAAGTTctcacatcctcctctcctttcctttcctctcctcaccttCACGTTTCAATCCCTGCTTCTCGCTCAGAGAGGAACCGCAGAGAGTGGATTcactgtggggttttttttttatcaacgtCTCTTCTCTAGAATCAGCTCCTCTGCTGAACACCTTGTTGAGTCCACAGTGGACCACATGCACATTTAATGGACTtttcaactgtgcaatattcatttctGTTGCTGAAATTCAATGGCTGTGTGCGAATAATGGGTAAAACTGATCACAGCACAGAGATGCAGTGAAAGTTtcattggtttgtgtgtttttaatgaagtgAAACTTTAGCGCTCATGAGAATCCACACAGGAGAACAGGTAGATACTGAACGGATGGGGAAAATGAACTCTGCGGTAAAACACAATGGTTCTGCTTTCCAATGAAAACTAACATGGTAGATATTAACATGACAAAATGATGTCGACACAATGACAAGAAAATGTCTCATCAGTAAAGAAATGAGTTCATATCATCCTAACTTCATGATTTGAGACTTCGAGAAGCTTTTAATTACAGGAAGGCAGCAactaataattatatttttattatcctttaatctgctgattattttctagATTTCTTGATAAACTGAAGATGTCGGTTTATCTGAGTCTAATGTGACGTCTTCATGTTTCTTATTTTGCTCAAGCAACAGTCTGAAACCAAAGCTATTCAGTTCActgtggtgtaaaaaaaaaaattgtattccTTTTGAGAggcagaaaacaacaattctggGGAATATTTTCTTGAAAAATGACTTCAGTTTATATATAGGTAGTAAGTAGTTGTTTTTCTATTATTAGTTATATAATTATATCTTTTCTATTAAGTTAAAATAACaatcttgtttgtgtgtttatagcCCCACACTGACCCGATCATCCAGAGTGTAATGATACAGAAAGTCAGTGTTTTCAGTTATAGAAAATTCTGTCAGATAGGATCCCCAGTTGCACCGAGTGAAGTATTAATTAATGTTTCCTTATATATTAAACAATGGGATATCGGTTTGTATATGACAGGGTGGAACATCCTGTTTCATGCCCTTCTAAATGTACTGAGATGTTATGCAATCAGAATAACTACTACACGTTCCTTTTGAGATCCAGCAGCTGCGCTACAGATAAActtcaaaacactgaaaacttAAGCCCGGCATATTCTGTTGATCCATAAAGAAACATTATTGCTCATATGCCTATTCAAGAGTCTAAGGAAAAGTCTTGCTGTCTGAAATGTCTTATATGATTATTTGTTGATCCACCACCCATCAAATTTTTCACTGGACGTGTTTTTCCCATGTTTCATAGCATTACATACATTTGTAGGCAGTCACCATACATTTGTCCTTATTGCTGGAAGAATTACCCCAAGCAAATGATTTCTCATCATGTATAATACATTTGTCCAGCGTCACATTCCTCTCTGTTTCAGTTATTTACTCAGATACCAAAATGCTATACGACACGatggaagtgaaataaaaagggAAGCAGTTAggggacaaaaacaaatctttcacttcacttcattGAACCACTTTCACAAACACCTTTTTAAATGAGTGGAAGAGTTTCGGAGCAAGtttgatttttaataaaatgaattgaacATGTATTGCTCCTTGCAAGATTAACATCTAATGTCCAAGTAATAAAATTTCATCAAAGATATTCGACTCCATTGGTGCATTATTCCTGAAAAGAGGCCATAgcccttgtttgtttgtttagaacagtgcacttcctgtctgttctctgtggtGCAGCTCAGGTAAGAGCTTCCTGTTTTGCTGGTCAGTGAGAAAAAAGGAGATGGAGCTGAAAT includes:
- the znf366 gene encoding zinc finger protein 366; this translates as METDRVRFSPGRSPPLRDELRQPPQHSFYLSPTPLYMKPPKFSPPSYPSISPSRDAYRVFSSPAFFPLLGSGYTPKEGSQKRKRTPFKMDAQGGESPDRGEEEAGESGSQKTVDLSHIPLSLPLRPIPSPAPKPHPGMIELNRLQLHQRSPGMNLPVQVKQEPLSPSPIWPPSPLLFHPPYFPPLHHSLLPYPFFMPGPVMHLSPGAFYPREGFRPGHRIRDRATRGGATSAEKLGLDIHVDDSYYVDVGGDQKRWKCRMCDKSYTSKYNLVTHILGHNGIKPHGCHLCGKLFKQLSHLHTHLLTHQGMRPHKCQVCHKAFTQTSHLKRHMMQHSDVKPYSCGVCGRGFAYPSELRAHELKHEKGQENVCVECGLDFPTLAQLKRHLTAHRGPTLYRCAECQKTFQYPSQLQNHMMKHKDIRPHICSECGMEFIQSHHLKQHTLTHKGVKEHKCRICGREFTLLANMKRHVLIHTNIRAYQCHMCFKSFVQKQTLKAHMIVHSDIKPYKCKLCGKEFNRMHNLMGHMHLHSDSKPFKCLYCPSKFTLKGNLTRHMKVKHGVMDRGLDERLFRQRGRFCLTAPMGLLTHLSQEEPFDLSQKPLGLPILRLAQSDGESVPGSSCQEEEDEDSLYRRSQYSPEVDQHEPAGEEQYNPKLEERGQGSPDEKQTYQQSLTHDTGAAAEEKGSSVDPRGDQVQLLQSETSCESDSEPGEEEEEASHHETGHRQSCDSEMEDLHQELDEPEQSKQQLDDFYEAAINVAERNQSGVKAGEFISTEDEEEQRE